In a genomic window of Micromonospora cremea:
- a CDS encoding zinc-binding dehydrogenase: MPIMRAAFASRFDDADPLAALTVGERPEPTHPADDWVTVQVRATSLNHHDLWSLRGVGLTEAQLPMILGCDAVGVDPEGNEVVVYPVVVTQGDPRGVSILSEHFPGTLAERVAVPRSNLVPLPDGMPATDAACLPTAWLTAWRMLTTKGRVEDADSVLVQGAGGGVATAAVALAVAMGKRVYATSRDATKRDRITALGATAVEPGARLPERVDVVIETVGAATFDHSMKSAAPMARIVVSGATAGHEPSVNLRRVFAMQLEILGTSMGTPGELYELLAFCADSGVRPVVDSVVPFSRVGDAFARLHSGHAFGKVVVDHTA, encoded by the coding sequence GTGCCGATCATGCGTGCTGCCTTCGCCTCCCGCTTCGACGACGCCGATCCGCTCGCCGCCCTGACTGTCGGTGAGCGGCCCGAGCCGACCCACCCGGCCGACGACTGGGTGACCGTGCAGGTGCGGGCCACCTCGCTCAACCACCACGACCTCTGGTCACTGCGCGGGGTGGGGCTCACCGAGGCTCAGCTGCCGATGATCCTCGGCTGCGACGCGGTCGGTGTGGACCCGGAGGGCAACGAGGTGGTCGTCTACCCGGTGGTGGTCACCCAGGGTGACCCGCGCGGGGTCTCCATCCTCTCCGAGCACTTCCCCGGGACCCTCGCCGAGCGGGTCGCCGTACCCCGGTCGAACCTGGTCCCGCTGCCCGACGGGATGCCGGCGACCGACGCGGCCTGCCTGCCCACGGCCTGGCTGACCGCGTGGCGGATGCTGACCACCAAGGGCCGCGTCGAGGACGCCGACAGCGTGCTGGTGCAGGGCGCGGGCGGCGGCGTGGCCACCGCGGCCGTCGCGCTCGCCGTCGCGATGGGCAAGCGGGTGTACGCGACCAGCCGCGACGCCACCAAACGGGATCGGATCACCGCGCTCGGCGCCACCGCCGTGGAACCCGGTGCCCGGCTGCCGGAACGGGTCGACGTGGTGATCGAGACGGTCGGCGCGGCAACCTTCGACCACTCGATGAAGTCGGCCGCGCCGATGGCCCGGATCGTGGTGTCCGGCGCCACCGCCGGTCACGAGCCGTCGGTCAACCTCCGCCGGGTCTTCGCCATGCAGCTGGAGATCCTGGGCACCTCGATGGGCACGCCCGGCGAGCTGTACGAGCTGCTGGCGTTCTGCGCCGACAGCGGCGTGCGCCCGGTGGTGGACAGCGTGGTCCCGTTCAGCCGGGTCGGGGACGCCTTCGCCCGGTTGCACTCCGGTCACGCCTTCGGCAAGGTCGTCGTCGACCACACCGCCTGA
- the sodN gene encoding superoxide dismutase, Ni — protein sequence MRLPRILAPRVTASAHCDLPCGVYDPAQARIEAESVKMICEKYQANTDPEFRTRAIIIKEQRAELVKHHLWVLWTDYFKATHFEKYPQLHQLFNEATKLAGSGGVKGSLDPATADKLLQKIDDISKIFWETKKA from the coding sequence ATGCGACTTCCGCGCATCCTTGCGCCCCGCGTCACCGCGAGCGCTCACTGCGACCTGCCGTGCGGCGTCTACGACCCGGCTCAGGCCCGGATCGAGGCCGAGTCGGTCAAAATGATCTGCGAGAAGTACCAGGCGAACACGGACCCGGAGTTCCGCACCCGGGCGATCATCATCAAGGAGCAGCGCGCCGAGCTGGTCAAGCACCACCTGTGGGTGCTCTGGACCGACTACTTCAAGGCCACGCACTTCGAGAAGTACCCGCAGCTGCACCAGCTGTTCAACGAGGCCACCAAGCTCGCCGGCTCCGGTGGGGTCAAGGGCAGCCTCGACCCGGCCACCGCCGACAAGCTGCTGCAGAAGATCGACGACATCTCGAAGATCTTCTGGGAGACCAAGAAGGCGTGA
- a CDS encoding alpha/beta hydrolase family protein produces MGAGRLIAVLVTALLAGCAPATAVADGSTAAPDGPPSARRAPEGSYVVGVRTLTLDPRSARPLPVTIWYPASPGGVAAGRFPVVIYSHGLDSLPGLHAELTTRWAAAGFVVAAPAFPHTRRGAARFTRADVRNQPADCWRLIRHLSGLDTDPGDPLAGHLDLASIAAAGHSAGGFTTAGMFTEGHPARLRAGIVIAGGGLPGSFAGPVAPLLFVHGTADPVVPVAVGRAAYGRTRGPAAFLSLLGQDHGAYLTPGSPGFAPVLASTTDFLRWTLYDNSAAGARLPADARAPTLTHYESRPAR; encoded by the coding sequence ATGGGGGCGGGTCGGCTGATCGCCGTACTGGTGACAGCGCTGCTGGCCGGCTGCGCGCCGGCCACCGCCGTGGCGGACGGGTCCACCGCCGCCCCGGACGGGCCGCCGTCGGCGCGCCGGGCGCCCGAGGGGTCGTACGTCGTCGGCGTGCGTACGCTCACCCTCGATCCCCGCTCGGCGCGCCCCCTGCCGGTGACCATCTGGTACCCGGCATCGCCCGGCGGGGTGGCCGCCGGGCGGTTTCCGGTGGTCATCTACAGCCACGGCCTGGACAGCCTGCCCGGGCTGCACGCCGAGCTGACCACCCGCTGGGCGGCGGCCGGTTTCGTGGTGGCCGCTCCGGCGTTCCCGCACACCCGGCGCGGTGCCGCCCGGTTCACCCGGGCCGACGTCCGCAACCAGCCGGCCGACTGCTGGCGGCTCATTCGGCACCTGAGCGGCCTCGACACCGACCCCGGTGACCCGCTCGCCGGCCATCTGGACCTGGCGTCGATCGCCGCCGCCGGCCACTCGGCCGGCGGCTTCACCACGGCCGGCATGTTCACCGAGGGGCACCCGGCCCGGCTGCGCGCCGGGATCGTGATCGCCGGGGGCGGCCTGCCCGGCAGTTTCGCCGGACCGGTCGCGCCCCTGCTCTTCGTGCACGGCACGGCCGACCCGGTGGTGCCGGTCGCGGTCGGCCGGGCCGCGTACGGGCGCACCCGCGGGCCGGCCGCCTTTCTCAGCCTGCTCGGCCAGGACCACGGCGCGTACCTCACCCCGGGCAGTCCGGGGTTCGCCCCGGTCCTCGCCAGCACCACCGACTTCCTTCGCTGGACCCTCTACGACAACAGCGCGGCCGGCGCCCGCCTCCCCGCCGACGCCCGCGCCCCCACCCTGACCCACTACGAGTCCCGCCCGGCCCGCTGA
- a CDS encoding sirohydrochlorin chelatase → MRTARLTSPLTTPTGLRTAGGADPVVLVAHGSRDPRAAEATRALGRAVSAARPGTPVWTSWLDHTEPGPTEVLRGLAAAGHRRAVLVPLLLTAAYHHRVDIPAAVAAAAQTGPPLAVGVTDVLGPADGTVDRDLVAGLRRRLGESCTGRFDALVLAAAGTRDARARGSVGLVADALGAEFGVPCRVSYASAAPPATGVAVARLRAAGARRVAVAGYFLAPGLFHDAVAEAARAAGAVAVADPLTDAPELVELVLRRVDERSGRCVPASAV, encoded by the coding sequence GTGCGGACTGCACGTCTGACCTCCCCGTTGACGACCCCGACCGGCCTCCGCACGGCCGGCGGGGCGGACCCGGTGGTGCTGGTCGCGCACGGCAGCCGTGATCCCCGAGCGGCCGAGGCCACCCGGGCGCTGGGCCGGGCGGTGTCGGCAGCCCGTCCGGGCACCCCGGTGTGGACGAGCTGGCTGGACCACACCGAGCCGGGGCCGACCGAGGTGCTGCGTGGGTTGGCGGCGGCCGGCCACCGCCGCGCGGTGCTGGTGCCGCTGCTGCTGACCGCCGCGTACCACCATCGGGTCGACATCCCGGCGGCCGTCGCCGCCGCGGCGCAGACCGGGCCTCCGCTGGCGGTAGGGGTGACCGACGTGCTCGGCCCGGCGGACGGGACGGTGGACCGGGATCTGGTGGCCGGGCTGCGGCGCCGGCTCGGCGAGTCGTGTACGGGTCGCTTCGACGCGCTGGTGCTGGCCGCGGCGGGCACCCGGGACGCGCGGGCGCGTGGCTCGGTGGGCCTGGTGGCGGACGCGCTCGGCGCGGAGTTCGGGGTGCCCTGCCGGGTGTCGTACGCCTCGGCGGCCCCGCCGGCGACCGGTGTCGCGGTGGCCCGGCTACGGGCGGCCGGCGCTCGCCGGGTGGCGGTTGCCGGGTACTTCCTGGCACCGGGTCTCTTTCACGACGCGGTGGCCGAGGCGGCCCGGGCGGCCGGCGCGGTGGCGGTGGCCGACCCGTTGACCGACGCCCCGGAGCTGGTCGAGCTGGTGCTGCGGCGGGTCGACGAGCGGTCCGGTCGGTGCGTCCCGGCGTCGGCGGTGTGA
- a CDS encoding S24/S26 family peptidase, whose translation MEVKPVRPDHPAEAPRLRRPLTAVLVTGPSMAPTLRHGDAVLVRPRGRPIRPGDVVVAVFRTRPELLVVKRAVRPQDGGWWLRGDNDLVTDDSRAYGVADVRGRVVARYWPRPGRVPRRLL comes from the coding sequence ATGGAGGTGAAACCAGTGCGGCCCGATCACCCGGCGGAGGCGCCCCGGCTGCGGAGGCCGCTGACCGCTGTCCTGGTGACCGGCCCGTCCATGGCGCCGACGCTGCGGCACGGCGACGCGGTGCTGGTGCGCCCCCGGGGTCGCCCGATCCGCCCCGGTGACGTGGTGGTCGCGGTCTTCCGGACCCGTCCCGAGCTGCTGGTGGTGAAGCGGGCGGTCCGACCGCAGGACGGCGGCTGGTGGCTACGCGGGGACAACGACCTGGTCACCGACGACTCCCGCGCGTACGGGGTGGCCGACGTGCGGGGACGCGTGGTGGCCCGCTACTGGCCGCGCCCCGGGCGGGTCCCGCGTCGACTGTTATGA
- a CDS encoding nitrite/sulfite reductase, giving the protein MAVSSIPARSEDPTASAARAATRRPRGEGQWALGHREPLNPNERIKKDDDPLNVRARIETIYAHGGFASIDPQDLRGRFRWWGLYTQRKAGIDGGRTAVLEPHELEDEFFMLRVRIDAGQLSLAQLRVIADISREFARDTADITDRQNIQYHWIRVEDMPEIWHRLESVGLQTTEACGDCPRIVLGSPVAGVARDELVDPTPAIDEIVARYIGDKQFSNLPRKFKTSISWLVDTPYESNDIAFLGVDHPEHGPGFDVWVGGGLSTNPMLAQRLGVWVPLAEVPDVWAGVVGIFRDYGYRRLRNRARLKFLVADWGVERFREVLEKDYLGRTLLDGPAPDLPAKPIDHVGVHEQADGRHYVGAAPVVGRVSGGQLAQLADVVEAHGSDRVRLTPYQKLLVLDVPSERTESLVDALRGIGLEARPSAWRRGTMACTGIEYCKLAIVETKARGEELVARLEQRLRDFDADISIHINGCPNACARTQVADIGLKGQLVVGPDGRHVEGFQVHLGGGLGMAQGQTAGFGRKLRGLKTTAEELPEYVERLARRYLAGRSEGETFANWVIRVDEEDLR; this is encoded by the coding sequence AGGACGACGACCCGCTCAACGTCCGGGCGCGGATCGAGACCATCTACGCGCACGGCGGCTTCGCCTCCATCGACCCGCAGGACCTGCGCGGCCGGTTCCGCTGGTGGGGCCTCTACACCCAGCGCAAGGCGGGCATCGACGGTGGGCGCACCGCCGTGCTGGAGCCGCACGAGCTGGAGGACGAGTTCTTCATGCTCCGGGTCCGCATCGACGCCGGTCAGCTCAGCCTGGCCCAGCTGCGGGTCATCGCGGACATCTCCCGGGAGTTCGCCCGGGACACCGCTGACATCACCGACCGGCAGAACATCCAGTACCACTGGATCCGGGTCGAGGACATGCCGGAGATCTGGCACCGACTGGAGTCGGTCGGCCTGCAGACCACCGAGGCGTGCGGCGACTGCCCCCGAATCGTGCTGGGCAGCCCGGTCGCCGGGGTGGCCCGCGACGAGCTGGTCGACCCGACGCCGGCGATCGACGAGATCGTCGCCCGGTACATCGGTGACAAGCAGTTCTCCAACCTGCCCCGCAAGTTCAAGACGTCGATCTCCTGGCTGGTGGACACCCCGTACGAGTCGAACGACATCGCCTTCCTCGGCGTCGACCACCCGGAGCACGGCCCCGGCTTCGACGTCTGGGTCGGTGGTGGCCTCTCCACCAACCCGATGCTGGCCCAGCGACTCGGCGTCTGGGTGCCGCTGGCCGAGGTCCCCGACGTGTGGGCCGGCGTGGTCGGGATCTTCCGCGACTACGGCTACCGGCGGCTGCGCAACCGGGCCCGACTGAAGTTCCTGGTGGCCGACTGGGGCGTGGAGCGCTTCCGCGAGGTCCTGGAGAAGGACTATCTCGGCCGGACGCTGCTCGACGGCCCGGCGCCGGACCTGCCGGCGAAGCCGATCGACCACGTGGGGGTGCACGAGCAGGCTGACGGGCGGCACTACGTCGGGGCCGCCCCGGTGGTCGGGCGGGTCTCCGGTGGGCAGCTCGCCCAGCTCGCCGACGTGGTCGAGGCGCACGGCAGCGATCGGGTGCGGCTCACCCCGTACCAGAAGCTGCTGGTGCTCGACGTGCCGTCGGAGCGGACCGAGTCGTTGGTGGACGCTCTGCGGGGGATCGGCCTGGAGGCCCGGCCGTCGGCCTGGCGGCGCGGCACCATGGCGTGCACCGGCATCGAGTACTGCAAGCTCGCCATCGTCGAGACGAAGGCCCGCGGCGAGGAGCTGGTGGCTCGGCTGGAGCAGCGGCTGCGCGACTTCGACGCCGACATCTCGATCCACATCAACGGCTGCCCGAACGCCTGCGCGCGCACCCAGGTGGCCGACATCGGGCTCAAGGGCCAGCTGGTGGTCGGCCCGGACGGGCGGCACGTCGAGGGCTTCCAGGTGCACCTGGGTGGCGGCCTGGGCATGGCGCAGGGGCAGACCGCCGGCTTCGGGCGCAAGCTGCGCGGCCTGAAGACCACCGCCGAGGAGCTTCCGGAGTACGTGGAACGACTGGCCCGCCGCTACCTGGCCGGCCGGAGCGAGGGCGAGACGTTCGCCAACTGGGTGATCAGAGTCGACGAGGAGGACCTGCGATGA
- a CDS encoding diacylglycerol/lipid kinase family protein has translation MRAVLVVNPKATTTSERSRDVLVRALRSEVDLSVRYTRRRGHAMALAREAAAEGVDLVVTLGGDGTVNEVVNGLMTAEPPAGADGATLAERLPALATVPGGSTNVFARALGLPREWPEGTSMILEGVRLGRHRTIGLGRADDRYFTFCAGFGLDAAVIHRVEQARRRGRVSTPSLYLRSIMNQYFLASDRRHPAITLERPGEPAEGELATVIIQNTAPWTYLGDREINPNPEASFDLGLDVLALRQLRVASTTRTVTQFLSRRPDPRGRQVLRLHDTAEFTLLSSRPQAFQLDGDYLGEREKVRFTSVPAALRVIC, from the coding sequence ATGCGGGCCGTCCTGGTGGTCAATCCGAAGGCCACCACCACCAGCGAACGCAGCCGGGACGTGCTTGTCCGGGCGCTGCGCAGCGAAGTCGACCTCAGCGTGCGCTACACCCGCCGGCGTGGGCACGCCATGGCGCTGGCCCGGGAGGCCGCCGCGGAGGGGGTCGACCTCGTCGTCACCCTGGGTGGCGACGGCACCGTCAACGAGGTGGTGAACGGCCTGATGACGGCCGAGCCGCCCGCCGGCGCCGATGGGGCCACGCTGGCGGAGCGGCTGCCCGCGCTGGCGACCGTTCCGGGTGGCTCGACGAACGTGTTCGCCCGGGCGCTGGGCCTGCCCCGGGAGTGGCCGGAGGGGACCAGCATGATCCTCGAAGGCGTGCGGCTGGGTCGGCACCGGACGATCGGGCTGGGTCGCGCGGACGACCGCTACTTCACCTTCTGCGCGGGGTTCGGCCTGGACGCCGCCGTGATCCACCGGGTGGAGCAGGCCCGCCGTCGGGGGCGCGTCTCCACGCCGAGCCTCTACCTGCGCTCGATCATGAACCAGTACTTCCTCGCCTCGGACCGGCGGCACCCGGCGATCACGTTGGAGCGTCCCGGCGAGCCGGCGGAGGGCGAGCTCGCCACCGTCATCATCCAGAACACCGCGCCGTGGACGTACCTGGGCGATCGGGAGATCAACCCGAACCCGGAGGCGTCGTTCGATCTCGGGCTGGACGTGCTGGCGTTGCGTCAGCTCCGGGTTGCCAGTACGACACGGACGGTGACCCAGTTCTTGTCTCGGCGGCCGGATCCACGCGGCCGGCAGGTGTTACGACTCCATGACACAGCGGAGTTCACCCTGCTCTCCAGCCGCCCGCAGGCGTTCCAGCTGGACGGCGACTACCTGGGCGAGCGGGAGAAAGTCAGATTCACATCCGTTCCCGCCGCACTGAGAGTAATCTGCTAG
- a CDS encoding WhiB family transcriptional regulator yields MDWRHHAVCRDEDPELFFPIGTSGPALLQVEQAKAVCRRCSVTDQCLQWALESGQDAGVWGGMSEEERRAVKRRGGLRVLRAHSA; encoded by the coding sequence ATGGACTGGCGTCACCATGCTGTCTGCCGCGACGAGGACCCGGAGCTGTTCTTCCCTATCGGGACGTCCGGACCGGCTCTCCTGCAGGTCGAGCAGGCCAAGGCCGTCTGCAGGCGCTGCTCCGTGACCGACCAGTGCCTGCAGTGGGCGCTCGAGTCGGGTCAGGACGCCGGCGTCTGGGGCGGAATGAGCGAGGAGGAGCGGCGCGCTGTCAAGCGTCGCGGCGGCCTCCGCGTGCTGCGCGCTCACTCCGCCTGA
- a CDS encoding ATP-binding protein, producing MTQLTGQPATDDDVVHLTVPADGGYLGVLRTATAGLAARLQFALDEIEDLRIAVDEACAMLLAIATRDAELECRFSVTEDALTVEVTVPTVRGATLPAESSFAWKVLTALTTSASATAADGRATISLLTRRSSGY from the coding sequence GTGACTCAACTGACCGGCCAGCCAGCGACCGACGACGACGTGGTGCACCTCACGGTGCCCGCCGACGGCGGTTACCTCGGCGTGCTCCGTACCGCCACCGCCGGTCTCGCGGCCCGGTTGCAGTTCGCGCTCGACGAGATCGAGGATCTGCGGATCGCGGTCGACGAGGCATGCGCCATGCTGCTCGCGATCGCCACCCGCGACGCCGAGCTGGAGTGCCGGTTCTCGGTCACCGAGGACGCGCTGACCGTCGAGGTGACCGTGCCGACCGTGCGCGGCGCGACGCTCCCCGCCGAGTCGTCCTTCGCCTGGAAGGTGCTCACCGCGCTGACCACGTCGGCGTCCGCCACGGCCGCCGACGGCCGGGCGACGATCTCGCTGCTCACCCGCCGCTCCAGCGGCTACTGA
- a CDS encoding IS1 family transposase — MSSENRAAPLYCPYCGEEDLRPHEAGHGAWECHACTRVFSVKFTGLLSRAVIQ; from the coding sequence ATGAGCAGTGAGAACCGAGCGGCACCCCTGTACTGCCCGTACTGCGGCGAGGAGGATCTGCGGCCGCACGAGGCGGGGCACGGCGCCTGGGAGTGCCACGCCTGCACCCGGGTCTTCTCGGTGAAGTTCACCGGGCTGCTGTCCCGGGCGGTGATCCAATGA
- a CDS encoding GNAT family N-acetyltransferase — MTSPVTPTIRPARPQDVPAVVAMVHELAEYERAPDQCHLTTEQLTSALFGAAPALFGHVAVDEHDQPIGFALWFLNFSTWAGLHGIYLEDLYVRPAARGTGAGRLLLATLADICVRRGYRRLEWLMIDWNPAAGFYASIGAEQMNEWVPYRLSGDALHDLASQATAAGTRPGG; from the coding sequence GTGACCTCACCCGTCACTCCGACGATCCGGCCGGCACGTCCCCAGGATGTGCCGGCCGTCGTCGCCATGGTCCACGAGCTGGCGGAGTACGAACGCGCTCCCGACCAGTGCCACCTCACCACCGAGCAGTTGACCTCCGCCCTGTTCGGGGCCGCGCCGGCGCTCTTCGGCCACGTCGCGGTCGACGAGCACGACCAGCCGATCGGCTTCGCGCTGTGGTTCCTCAACTTCTCCACCTGGGCCGGGCTGCACGGCATCTACCTGGAGGACCTCTACGTCCGACCGGCCGCCCGGGGCACCGGCGCGGGTCGGCTGCTGCTCGCCACCCTGGCCGACATCTGCGTACGACGCGGATACCGGCGACTGGAGTGGTTGATGATCGACTGGAACCCGGCGGCCGGGTTCTACGCCTCGATCGGCGCGGAGCAGATGAACGAGTGGGTCCCCTACCGGCTCAGCGGCGACGCACTGCACGACCTCGCCAGCCAGGCCACCGCCGCCGGCACGCGTCCGGGCGGCTGA
- a CDS encoding NAD(P)-dependent malic enzyme, with translation MSSSTVDPADPVFQLHRGGKMAVTSTVPLTSREDLSLAYTPGVARVCEAIAADPGLVDDYTWVSHTVAVVTDGSAVLGLGNIGPRAALPVMEGKAVLFKQFAGVDAVPVCLDTQDVDEIVAVVRALAPSFGGINLEDISAPRCFEVERRLDEALDIPVFHDDQHGTAIVVLAALRNAATLLNRKLGDLRVAVSGAGAAGVAVTKMLVAGGVNPDQVVVCDSKGIIGRHRTELTGTKAELAATTNADGRRGDITEALRGADVLIGVSGGQIPEAAVAGMAPGGIVFALANPTPEVHPEVAARHVAVVATGRSDYPNQINNVLAFPGVFRGALDARATRITEGMKVAAADAIAAVVAESLTAEAIVPSPLDPRVAPAVAAAVAEAARRDGVARR, from the coding sequence ATGTCTTCGTCCACCGTGGACCCCGCTGATCCCGTCTTCCAGCTGCACCGGGGCGGCAAGATGGCCGTCACCTCGACGGTGCCGCTCACCAGCCGGGAGGACCTCTCCCTCGCGTACACCCCGGGGGTGGCCCGGGTGTGCGAGGCGATCGCCGCCGACCCCGGCCTGGTCGACGACTACACCTGGGTGTCGCACACCGTCGCGGTGGTCACCGACGGGTCGGCGGTGCTCGGGCTCGGCAACATCGGCCCGCGTGCCGCGCTGCCGGTGATGGAGGGCAAGGCGGTGCTGTTCAAGCAGTTCGCCGGGGTCGACGCGGTGCCGGTCTGTCTGGACACCCAGGACGTGGACGAGATCGTCGCGGTGGTGCGGGCGCTGGCCCCCTCGTTCGGCGGAATCAACCTGGAGGACATCAGCGCGCCGCGCTGCTTCGAGGTGGAGCGCCGGCTCGACGAGGCGCTGGACATCCCGGTCTTCCACGACGACCAGCACGGCACCGCGATCGTGGTGCTCGCCGCGCTGCGCAACGCGGCCACCCTGCTCAACCGCAAGCTCGGTGACCTGCGGGTCGCGGTGAGCGGCGCCGGCGCGGCCGGCGTGGCCGTGACGAAGATGCTGGTCGCCGGGGGCGTCAACCCTGATCAGGTGGTGGTCTGCGACTCCAAGGGGATCATCGGCCGGCACCGCACCGAGCTGACCGGCACCAAGGCCGAGCTGGCCGCGACCACCAACGCCGACGGCCGCCGCGGCGACATCACCGAAGCGCTGCGCGGCGCGGACGTGCTGATCGGCGTGTCCGGCGGGCAGATCCCGGAGGCCGCGGTCGCCGGCATGGCGCCCGGCGGAATCGTGTTCGCGCTGGCCAACCCGACCCCGGAGGTGCACCCCGAGGTGGCCGCCCGGCACGTCGCGGTGGTCGCCACCGGGCGCAGCGACTACCCCAATCAGATCAACAACGTGCTCGCCTTCCCCGGTGTGTTCCGGGGCGCGCTGGACGCGCGGGCCACCCGGATCACCGAGGGAATGAAGGTCGCCGCCGCGGACGCCATCGCCGCGGTGGTGGCCGAGTCGCTGACCGCCGAGGCGATCGTCCCGTCGCCGCTGGACCCGCGCGTCGCGCCGGCCGTCGCCGCGGCCGTCGCCGAAGCCGCCCGCCGCGACGGTGTCGCCCGCCGGTAA
- a CDS encoding alpha/beta hydrolase family protein: MSRRVTPALLASALLTAGLVGCSADARKAESGQAPVAPSSVASATPRVPAGSAPQRAFAVGVRQLKLNRDGRALPVTLWYPATGDAGGAAKRSAAAAEGRFPVVMFSHGLGGRPDDYATLLTRWAAAGFVVAAPAFPHTARGGDGNVLDVLNQPADVSYALTQVLALDGTAGDPLRGRLDADRVAAAGHSAGGVTTIGLFTASRDERLDAGVVFAGTALGVGTAFAGAAAPQLFVHGELDEVVDYAAGRAAYDKVPWPKAMLSLPKGDHGRALLNDGAALRVVSDTSVEFLRWTLYGDPAAKGRISTDATRGDIATFDDHL, encoded by the coding sequence ATGTCCCGTCGCGTCACCCCCGCGCTGCTGGCCAGCGCCCTGCTCACGGCCGGCCTGGTCGGCTGCTCCGCGGACGCCCGGAAGGCCGAGAGCGGGCAGGCGCCGGTCGCGCCCTCCTCCGTCGCCTCGGCGACCCCGCGGGTACCCGCCGGGAGCGCGCCACAGCGAGCCTTCGCCGTCGGCGTACGCCAGCTCAAGCTGAACCGGGACGGCCGGGCGCTGCCGGTGACGCTCTGGTACCCGGCGACCGGGGATGCCGGCGGCGCGGCCAAGCGGTCGGCGGCGGCCGCGGAGGGCCGGTTCCCCGTGGTGATGTTCAGTCACGGCCTGGGCGGGCGGCCCGACGACTACGCCACGCTGCTGACCCGGTGGGCGGCGGCGGGCTTCGTGGTGGCCGCGCCGGCCTTCCCGCACACCGCCCGGGGCGGCGACGGCAACGTCCTCGACGTGCTCAACCAGCCGGCCGACGTCTCCTACGCGCTGACACAGGTGCTGGCGCTCGACGGCACGGCCGGCGACCCGTTGCGCGGCCGGCTGGACGCCGACCGGGTGGCTGCCGCCGGGCACTCGGCCGGCGGGGTGACCACCATCGGTCTCTTCACCGCCAGCCGGGACGAACGGCTGGACGCCGGCGTGGTGTTCGCCGGCACGGCGCTCGGCGTGGGTACGGCGTTCGCCGGCGCGGCCGCGCCCCAGCTGTTCGTGCACGGCGAGCTGGACGAGGTGGTCGACTACGCGGCGGGCCGGGCCGCGTACGACAAGGTGCCGTGGCCGAAGGCGATGCTGAGCCTGCCGAAGGGCGACCACGGGCGGGCCCTGCTCAACGACGGCGCGGCGCTGCGGGTGGTCTCGGACACCTCCGTCGAGTTCCTCCGCTGGACGCTCTACGGCGACCCGGCGGCCAAGGGCCGCATCTCCACCGACGCCACCCGCGGCGACATCGCCACCTTCGACGATCACCTCTGA
- a CDS encoding phosphoadenylyl-sulfate reductase, translating to MSLVSAAGLGLVGPGGPTPADPVRRSPDELRALAEQAGRELEGAPALEIARWAAQTFGDRFCVTSSMADAVLAHLVSRVAPGVDVVFLDTGLHFPETLRVRDEVARTLPVNVRSIRPRLTVGQQDGQYGPRLFNKSPDDCCQLRKVEPLERALTGYDAWAAGLRRDESPTRANTPVVTFDGRRGKVKVNPIAAWSQGDVDAYIARWNVPVNELFKQGYGSIGCWPCTRRTKAGEDARAGRWAMFEKTECGLHV from the coding sequence ATGAGCCTCGTCTCCGCCGCAGGCCTGGGCCTGGTCGGTCCGGGCGGTCCGACGCCGGCCGATCCGGTCCGACGCAGCCCCGACGAGCTGCGGGCGCTGGCCGAGCAGGCGGGTCGGGAACTGGAGGGCGCCCCGGCGCTGGAGATCGCCCGTTGGGCGGCACAGACCTTCGGCGACCGGTTCTGCGTCACCAGCTCGATGGCCGACGCCGTGCTGGCTCACCTGGTGTCCCGGGTGGCCCCGGGGGTGGACGTGGTCTTCCTCGACACCGGCCTGCACTTCCCGGAGACCCTCCGGGTGCGGGACGAGGTGGCACGGACGCTCCCGGTGAACGTCCGGTCGATCCGGCCTCGGCTCACCGTCGGTCAGCAGGACGGCCAGTACGGTCCTCGGCTGTTCAACAAGTCGCCCGACGACTGCTGCCAGCTGCGCAAGGTGGAGCCGCTGGAGCGGGCACTGACCGGGTACGACGCCTGGGCCGCCGGCCTGCGTCGGGACGAGTCGCCGACCCGGGCCAACACGCCGGTGGTGACCTTCGACGGGCGGCGCGGCAAGGTCAAGGTCAACCCGATCGCGGCCTGGTCGCAGGGCGACGTGGACGCCTACATCGCCCGCTGGAACGTGCCGGTCAACGAGCTGTTCAAGCAGGGCTACGGCTCGATCGGCTGCTGGCCGTGCACCCGTCGGACGAAGGCCGGCGAGGACGCGCGGGCCGGCCGGTGGGCCATGTTCGAGAAGACCGAGTGCGGACTGCACGTCTGA